The Cetobacterium somerae ATCC BAA-474 genome window below encodes:
- a CDS encoding putative quinol monooxygenase, with protein sequence MIKVTAKFFVNQNKIDQFIQLSKELIENTRKENGCIKYELFEDTTKNTVFSIIEEWENTQALDAHFNSKHFTEIIPQLELTVTQKIEVNIYKQII encoded by the coding sequence ATGATTAAAGTTACAGCAAAGTTTTTCGTAAACCAAAATAAAATAGACCAGTTTATTCAACTATCTAAAGAGCTTATTGAAAATACTAGAAAAGAAAATGGATGTATTAAATATGAGTTATTTGAAGATACCACTAAAAATACTGTATTTTCAATTATTGAAGAGTGGGAAAATACTCAAGCTTTAGATGCTCATTTTAACTCTAAACATTTTACTGAAATAATACCTCAATTAGAACTAACTGTTACGCAAAAAATAGAGGTTAATATATATAAACAAATTATCTAA
- a CDS encoding DJ-1/PfpI family protein, giving the protein MKKKVLFIIPPERFNEEELIKPKNILVNKGIDVVISSTVTGEITGDYEGTVISSAIFSNLNPSDFDIISVIGGSGTIDYLWENPSLINYLKEAYNKNIIISGICAGAVAIAETNLLTNRTATCYPIDIMINKLIKHNVNYLEKNVVVHSDIVTSNGPDGAEDFGLALLNLYL; this is encoded by the coding sequence ATGAAAAAGAAAGTTTTATTTATTATTCCACCTGAGCGATTTAATGAAGAGGAATTAATTAAACCTAAAAATATTTTAGTTAACAAAGGTATTGATGTTGTTATATCAAGTACGGTTACAGGAGAAATCACTGGTGATTATGAAGGAACAGTTATTTCTTCAGCTATTTTTTCTAATTTAAATCCAAGTGATTTTGATATAATTTCAGTTATTGGTGGATCTGGTACAATTGATTATCTATGGGAAAATCCTTCATTAATAAATTATTTAAAAGAAGCTTATAATAAAAATATTATTATATCTGGAATCTGTGCAGGAGCTGTTGCTATAGCTGAAACAAATTTATTAACTAATAGAACAGCTACATGTTATCCTATTGATATTATGATAAATAAATTAATTAAACACAATGTTAATTATCTAGAAAAAAATGTTGTTGTACACAGCGATATAGTTACTAGTAACGGACCTGATGGAGCTGAAGATTTTGGATTAGCACTATTAAATCTATATTTATAA
- a CDS encoding winged helix-turn-helix transcriptional regulator, which translates to MSDNLRKEIKKKIENNEFNCEKELTLSIISGKWKVVILWHLGHEGVHRFSELQRLFSKISHKMLTNQLRELEEDGIIQRKVYPQVPPKVEYSLTELGQTLIPIVDMLYSWGQKRMQEIKKEKFV; encoded by the coding sequence ATGAGTGATAATTTAAGAAAAGAAATAAAAAAGAAAATTGAAAATAATGAATTTAATTGTGAAAAAGAATTAACTTTATCTATAATAAGTGGGAAATGGAAAGTTGTAATACTTTGGCATTTAGGACACGAAGGAGTTCATAGATTTAGTGAATTACAAAGATTATTTAGTAAAATATCACATAAGATGTTAACTAATCAATTAAGGGAATTGGAGGAAGATGGAATAATTCAAAGAAAAGTTTACCCTCAAGTACCACCAAAAGTGGAATACTCATTAACAGAATTAGGGCAGACATTGATTCCTATAGTTGATATGTTATATAGCTGGGGACAAAAAAGAATGCAAGAAATAAAAAAAGAAAAATTTGTTTGA
- a CDS encoding GNAT family N-acetyltransferase, giving the protein MLDQKQEFKIRIAKEEDTSLILKFIKELADYEKLLSEVVATEEILRESLFKRNMAEVIIGELNGKPIGFALFFHNFSTFLGKPGIYLEDLYVKPAFRGRDFGKQMLGYLATLCEERDCGRLEWWCLDWNKSSIEFYKKLGAESMDEWTTFRVTGKNLKKLSENYKKI; this is encoded by the coding sequence ATGTTAGATCAAAAACAGGAATTTAAAATTAGAATTGCAAAAGAAGAGGATACAAGTTTAATTTTAAAATTTATAAAAGAGTTAGCTGATTATGAAAAATTACTTTCTGAAGTAGTAGCAACAGAAGAGATTTTGAGAGAGTCTCTTTTTAAAAGAAATATGGCGGAAGTTATAATAGGAGAATTAAATGGAAAGCCTATAGGTTTTGCTTTATTTTTTCATAACTTTTCTACATTTTTAGGGAAACCTGGGATATATTTAGAAGATTTATATGTAAAGCCAGCATTTAGAGGAAGAGATTTTGGGAAACAGATGTTAGGATATTTAGCTACTTTATGTGAAGAAAGAGATTGTGGAAGATTAGAGTGGTGGTGTCTTGATTGGAATAAGTCATCTATTGAGTTCTATAAGAAGTTGGGCGCAGAGTCGATGGATGAGTGGACAACATTTAGAGTAACTGGGAAAAATTTAAAAAAATTGTCTGAAAATTATAAAAAAATTTAA